A window of Massilia sp. NR 4-1 genomic DNA:
CGATTTCCAGGCCCTCGGGGCCGGACTGCACTGGGGGCGCAACGCCACCGGTACCACCGGTACCACCGGTACCACCTGTGCCGCCTGTGCCGCCTGTGCCGCCTGTGCCGCCAGAATTGGTAGCCTGGCCGCTGCCCAGCGCGCGCCAGTTGCCGGCCTCCCACACGCGTACCTCCAGCGATTGCACCTGGGACTGCAGGGCGATGCCGGGCGCCGTGTCGGCATGGCCGACGCTGGCCTGCCACAGCGCGTCGAGCTGGGCCAGATCGCGCGTGCCGCGCGATTCGCGCCGCGTCAGCACGCCGTCGCGCAGGCGGTATGCCACCACCATCATCTGCGTCGCCGCGTTTTCCGGGGAAGAGGTGCGCACCAGGGTCAGGCCCTCGCTGTCGGCCACCAGGTTTTCCCGCTGCTGCAACAGCTCCTTGCCGGCCAGCTGTTCCAGATCGCTCTCCATCTGGGCGAAGGCCAGCTGCATGCCGCGCGCCTGCTCCATCTGCCCAGTCAGGGTCTGGCGCGAGCGCACGATGCCGTCCAGGCCGCGCCAGCCCAGCACCGCCACGATGGCCAGCACGGCGATCGCCACCAGCAGCTCGACCAGGGTGAAGCCGGAACGGGAAGCGCGGCGCGCCATCAGAGCTCCCTCATCACCAGTTGCACCAGCTTGATGATGCGGCGCTCCGGCTGGCGGATGTCGTACACGCTGACCTCGACCCGGCGCAGCAGCGGATTGGGGCTGACGATCACCTCCTCCACGCAGGTCAGCTGCAGATCGCCCTGCGGGCATTCGAAGCTGGTCTTGCCGACCGCCGGAAAGACCTTGCCCAGCCGGATCTGCACCAGGCGGTTCTCGGCCGACCAGGTGGCCATCATGGCCGAGCGCAGGCCGTCGCTGTTCTGGGTCAGGCTGCCGATGGCGCGCAGCGAGGCGCCCAGCGCGGTGACGACGATGGCCAGCGCCACCAGCACTTCAAGCAGGGTGAAGCCGCGCGCGGCGGACCGGGTGCGGAAGGCGCGCATCTTATTCAACGGTGAAATGGCCGATGCCATCGGCGCGGATGGCGACACTGGCGTCGCCATTGACGAAGGTCAGCACGAAGGGTTTGTCCACCGGTTCGCGGCCGAAAACGACGCGCAGATTAGAGCCGGGCAAATTGGTGGGCGGATCGAGCAGCAGGGTCATGGGACTGAACTTGAACTGGCGCTCGCGCAGCATATCGTCCTGGGCCAGCGGCTCCCAGCTGCGCTCATTGCGCACCAGGAAGCGGTAGCTCTCCTGGTTGGCCTCGAAGGCGATGGGACGGTTGCGCACGATGGCTTCGTCGCGCGCCAGCTGCAGCAACAGGGCCACGCGCTGCGCCTCCTGCTCCATGTTCTGGCGCAGGCTGGGCGCCGCGTTCAGCGACACCAGACCGAGCGTGATGCCGAGGATGACCATCACCACCAGCAGCTCGATCAGGGTAAAGCCTCGCTGGCGGTTCGCCATGGCCGTCGGGGATCAGTTGTCCCAGGAGCCGATGTCGGCGTCTTCGCCGGCACCGCCAGGCTGGCCGTCGGCGCCCAGCGAGAACACATCGATCTCGCCTTTCACGCCAGGGGACAGGAACTGGTAGGGATTGCCCCAAGGGTCTTTCGGCATTTTTTCCAGATAGCCGCCGGCTTTCCAGCCATTCGCGGCCGGGCCGGCAGTAGGCTTGGTGAGCAGGGCCTGCAAGCCTTGCTCGGTGGTCGGATAGCGGCTGTTATCCAGCTTGTAGAGCTTGAGCGACTGCATGATGGTGGCGATATCGACCTTGGCCGCGGCCACTTTCGACTCGCTGGTGCGGCTCAGCAGCTTGGGCACGACCAGAGCGGCCAGCACGCCCATGATGACGACAACCACCATGATTTCGATCAGGGTGAAGCCGCGCGCGCGGCGGACGGTACGGTGCTTCAGGTTTTTCATAAGATACGGTTCGGGTTGATAATCGGAACAGATTGACAGGTCCACAAGTATAAGACGGAATCGCCGCGCCGCCTATGGCAAAACATGCGGACCTGCGCTCCGGCCGCCAGCGGCAGCCGGATGAACCTTAATCGCGCTGGCGGGCGCCGGCCGAAATACGCTGCAAAGCCGCCTCGTTGCCGCTCGCCGCGATATTGCTGGACACCGCTTCCAGTGCCTTCAACTGCGGCGCCGCCGCCACAAAAGGCTGGATGCCCAGGGCCTGATCCACCTCCTGCGGGTAAATCAGATAGCCGCGCGTGATGACCGCCGCCACCTTGCGCACATCGCCGATATGCTGGGTCGGGTCGCCGTCGACCAGCACCAGGTCGGCCAGTTTGCCCGGCGTGACGCTGCCGCGTTCATGGCTGGTACGGGTGTAGCGCGCACCGTTTCGGGTAGCGATCTGCAAGGCTTCGGCCGGTTTCAGGCCCGCTTTCACCAGCATTTCCAGCTCGGCCTGCAGGGTGAAGCCGGCCAGTTCGTCGGTGCCGGCCACGATCGGCACGCCGGCGCGGTGCAGGCGGCCGACGAATTCCACCATCTTGGCGTAGGACTTGCGGTAGCGCTGCAGGGTCGCCTCGTCGGCGATCTTCATGGTGCCGACGTGGAAACCGCGCTGCACATCGGGTGGCATATGCTTGGCGATCGGCGCGAACGGCTCGTTCATCTCGCCGTCCTTCTGCTTGAGGAAGGCGAAAGTGGCCAGGGTCGGGTCGATCACGGTCTGCTTTTTCTTCAGCGTGGCGATGAATTTCTGCACGGCGGCCGAATCGAAGTCCAGGCCCGCCACTTTTTCCGACGGCAGGATGAAGCGTTCCAGGGTGCGCGTTTCCGTGGCCGGCGTGACCAGGAAGTTCAGCATCACCTGGTTGATGTGCTGGATCTCGTCATAGCCGGCGTCCAGCGCATCCTGGGCACGCAGGCCGGCCGGGATGTGGCCGGAGACGCGCAGGCCGCGCTGGTGGGCATAGGCCACCGTCTCCTTGAGGATGGCTTTGGGGAAGGAATTGTAGATTTTCAGCTGCGGGTAGCCATGTTCGGTGTACCAGTCGATGGCGTTCTTGGCCTGTTCCAGGTTCTTGATCACGAAGCCGCTATTGGCCGAATACGGGCTTTCCCCTTCCAGGAAACCGGCCGGCACCACCTGCGGCGACAGCAGGCGGCCGGCCGCCGTGCCGTCCAGGATCTGCTGCATCTTGGCGTTGTCGTTGCCCATATCGCGCACCGTGGTCACGCCGGCCGCCAGATTCAGGCCGCCCTCCCAGCGCCCCACGTGGCCGTGCATGTCGAACAGACCGGGTAGCAATACGCGGCCGGCGGCGTCGATCTCGGCCACCGCGCCGCGCACCGGCGAGCCGGCCGGCAGCACGGCGGTGATGCGGCCGCGCAGCACATACACATCGGAGGCCGCGCCCAGCACCGCCTTCTCACTGTCGAAGACGCGCGCATTGCGCACCACGGTCAGGCCCGGCAGCGGATGCTGCAGCTTGGCCGCCAGCTCCACCAGCATCTGGTCCTCGGCCTTCTGCTGACGCTCGGCCAGCAGCTTGCCGCTGGCCTGCCAGCCCTCTTCCACCGCCGTGAAGGCGCCCGGCACCACCACCGCGAACAGGCGCGGCTTGTCGCCCGTTGTGGCCCAGTAGAATTGCGGCGACAGGCCAAGGCCGGTCTGGGCCAGCAGCTGCACGGTCTGGGTCTTGCCATCGGCGCTGGCCACCTGCACCTCGTCCAGCTTGCGCTGGCTCAGCGTGCCCGAAGGCAGCAGCGGCAATTGGCCGCCGGCCGCCGCCAGCGCCGTGATCGAGGCCGACGTCACTTCAAAGCTGGAGTTCAGCGGCACGTAGAGGGCCGCGCCGTCCACGCTCTTGCTGCCCTGCTCCGTGGTCGACTTCCAGCTGGCCTGGCTGCCCTGGCGCGTGAAGCGCTCGTCCACCACCGAACCGAAGGTCGAGCTGCCTTTCACCGCATAGGAGGTCATGGTGCCGTCGGCGGCCAGGCGGAATTCCTCGCTCAGCTCCGGGCCGCGGCCATTGTCCTTGTAGATGAAGCGCACCTTGGTCAGGCCGTCGTCCCCGCGTTCGACCACCTGTTCGCCGGTCTGCTTGCCGTTTTCGGCAAGGATCAGATACTTCGTCGTCTGTGCTGCCTGCGCCTGCGCGCCAAAGGCACTGGCGATCGCCAGCGCCAATACTGCGGGAACTCGCTTCATCGGTCTCGTCTCCTGAGAGGGGTTTAGATTTTTTATGCGTGCTGCGGGCCGCACACCGGACAGTCGGCGTTGCGGGTGATACGGATGCTGGTCCATTCCATGTGCAAGCCGTCCAGCAGCAGCAGGCGGCCGGCCAGCGATTCGCCGATGCCCATCAGCAGCTTCAGCGCCTCGGCGGCCTGCATGGCGCCGACCACGCCCACCAGCGGCGCGAACACGCCCATGGTGGAACAGGCCACGTCCTCGAACGCCTGGTCTTGCGGGAACAGGCAGGAATAGCAGGGCAGCTCGCCGCCGCGCGGGTCGAAGACGCTGATCTGGCCATCGAAGCGGATCACCGCGCCCGAGACCAGGGGCACGCGCTGCGCCACGCAGGCGCGGTTGACGGCATGGCGGGTCTGGAAATTGTCGGTACAGTCGAGCACCACATCGGCCTGCGCCACCAGTTCGCGCAGGCGCGCCTCGTCGGCGCGCTCGCACAGCGCCGTAACGTCGATGGTGGGGTTGATGGCGCCCAGGGTCTGGGCCGCCGACGCGGCCTTGGGCTGGCCCACGCGCTCGGTGGTGTGGGCGATCTGGCGCTGCAGATTGGTGAGGTCGACCGTATCGTGGTCGACCAGGGTCAGGCGGCCGACGCCGGCCGAGGCCAGGTACATGGCGGCCGGGGAACCCAGGCCGCCGGCGCCGATCACCAGTACCCTGGCCGCCAGCAGCTTTTGCTGGCCCTCGATGCCGATTTCATCGAGCAGGATATGGCGCGAGTAGCGCAGCAGCTGGGTGTCATCCATTGCTTATTTCTTTGCCGCTTTCTCTTCCGGTTTGGCGGCGGCAGCCACGGCAGCGTCCGCCTTGGCCAGCTTGACCGGCAGGCCTTTCAGGTGGTTCAAGGCCTGGGCCAGCGGGAAGTCTTCCTTGCTGCCGAATTCGATCGGCTTGTGCTTCTTGGCCAGGGCCAGGATGCGCTGCTCTTCCTCCAGCTCATCGACGCGGCCGTTGCGGCTCTTCACTTCTTCCTCGCCATTGCCGTTGGCCAGATGCTTTTCCAGGTCGGCTTCGCGCAGGCGCAGGCTGTCCAGGCCTTCGCCATCGGCCGTATCGTCGATCGCCATGTCCGGCACGATGCCCTTGGCCTGGATGGCGCGGCCGTTCGGCGTGTAGTAGCGCGCGGTGGTCAGCTTGACGGCGGTGTCGGCGGTCAGCTGGCGCAGGGTCTGCACCGAGCCCTTGCCGAAGGTCTGGCTGCCCATGATGGTGGCGCGCTTGTAGTCCTGCAGGGCGCCAGCCACGATCTCGGAGGCCGACGCCGAGCCGGAATTGACCAGCACCACCAGCGGCACCGATTTCAGCGCGGCCGGCACTTTTTGCAGCGGGTCGCCAGGGTGGCGGCCGGCATAGAATTCAGGGCGGGCGTACAGGGTCTGCTTGGAGTCGAGCAGCTGGCCATTGGTGGACACCACCACCACGTCCTTGGGCAGGAAAGCGGCCGAGACGCCGATCGCGCCCGGCACCACGCCGCCCGGATCGTTGCGCAGGTCCAGCACCATGCCCTTGATGTTCGGGTTCTGGGCGTACAGGGCGGTGACTTTCTTCGCCATGTCTTCCACCGTCGGCTCCTGGAACTGGGAGATGCGCAGCCAGGCGTAATCCGGCTCCACCATCTTCGCCTTCACGCTCTGCACGCGGATTTCCTCGCGCACCACGGGCACCACCACCGGCTTGTCCTCGCCCTTGCGCGACAGGGTCAGCACCAGCTTGGTGTGCGGCTCGCCGCGCATTTTCTTGATCGCCTCGTCCAGCGACAGGCCCTTCATGGGCGCGTTGTCGATGCGGGTGATCAGGTCGCCGGCCTTGATGCCGGCCTTGAAGGCGGGCGAATCCTCGATCGGCGAGACAACCTTGACGTAGCCGTCTTCCATGCCCACCTCGATGCCGATGCCGACAAACTTGCCCTGCACCGACTCGCGCATTTCCTTGAAAGCTTTCTTGTCCAGGTAGACCGAATGCGGGTCGAGCGAGGACACCATGCCGGCGATCGCTTCCTGCACCAGCTTCTTGTCGTCCACGTCCTCCACGTAGTCGGACTTGATCAGGCCGAAGACGTCGGACAGCTGGCGCAGCTCTTCGAGCGGCAAGGGCGTGCCAGATTTCTGCGCAATCGCGGAAAACTGCATAGAAGCGGCCACGCCGGCCACCATACCGAGGCCGATCAGGCCCATGCTTTTGAACTTGTTGCCCATTATGCTTTCCGCGCCTTTAGAATTTCACCCACCCGGCGGGGTCGAATGCCCGGCCCTGATGCCTTAGCTCAAAGTATAAACCGGTTTCCTCGTTGCCACCGGTGTTTCCCACGGCGGCGATCGGATCGCCGGCCCTGACCACGTCGCCCGGACGTTTCAGCAGGCTCTCGTTAAAGCCATATACGCTCATATACTGGCCGCCGTGGTCGATCACGATCAGGTTGCCGAAGCCGCGCAGCCAGTTGGCGAAGACCACGCGGCCACCGGCCACGGCATGCACTTCCGCCCCTTCGCCGGAGCGGATGAAGACCCCCTTCCAGCTCGGACCATCGCCGCGCCGCGCACCGAAGCGCGCCGCCAGCTTGCCCGCCACCGGCGGCCGCATCTGGCCTTTGAGGGCGGCGAAAGCGCCGTCCGGCGCGGCCGGGGCCAGCGCGATCTCGGACGGACGGGCGGCCGGCTGCGGCGCCGGTTCCGGCGTGCGCGCCGCCACTTTCGGCTCGTCGGCGTCGATCGGGTCGGGTTTGAACGGTTTTTCGGCCGGTTTCGGCTCCACCGGCCGGGGCTCGGACGGCTTGGCGCCCGGCTTGCGGTTTTGCTGGGCCAGGCGCTCGCGCTCTTCCTTGGCGGCCTTGGCGCGGGCCAGGGCCAGCGCCTTCGCTTCGGCGTCCGACTTGGCCTTGGCGGCGCGCGCGGCGGCCAATTGCTCCTGGCGCTTCTTCTCGGCGGCGGCGGCGCGCGCCTGCTCTTCGATCAGTTTGTTCAGGCGTTCGATCAGGCCGGACATGCGCTGCTCGTCGCGTTCCAGATCACCCGCTTCCTTGCGCTGGGCCACCAGCTTTTTCGACAGCTGGGACAAGAGGCCGGCGCGGCGCGCCTTTTCCTGTTCCAGCACGCTTTTCTGCTGGCGCTCTTCCTGCGCGATTTCTTCCAGCTCATCCTTGGCGTTCTGCGCCTCGGCCTGATTGCTTTCCACGGCCTTCAGGTTGGCGCGCAGCGATTCCAGCAGGCGCGCCTGGGCCTGCGATACATAGGCCATCAATTGCAGTTCGCGGTTGATGCGGTTCGGGTTGTCGCCCGACAGCAGCAGCTTGATGCGGTCTTCATTGCCCGCCACGTATTGCTCGCGCAGCAGCTTGGCCAGCTGCTGCTTCTGCTGCGCCGTCACGCTCTGCAGGCGCGCATGCTCGGCGCCCAGTTGCTGCAGGCGGGCATTGGTCTCGCCCTGCTCGGTGGCCAGCTCGCGCAGCGAGCGGTTGGCGTTGGAGATCGCCTCCTCCGATTCGGCCAGGGTGTCGGCCGCGTCGTCCTTGGCGCTCTCGGTCTTGCTGATGTCGCGCTTGAGCGCCGTCAGCTTCTGCTGCAGCGCGTTGCGTTCGGTTTCGGCGGCCTGCTTTTGCTTGCTGCGCTCCGTGGGACGGGGCGCGGCGCCGGCCGGCCCGGCCGCCAGTCCCGCCAACAAGGCGGCCAGCAGCAGGGACAGCCCGCGCCGCGCGCCGGCGCGGCGGGTGAAGAACTGCATCATCGGGTCTTACTTCGCCTTGCCCTGGTTGGCCACGGCGGCTTGCGCGGCGGCGATGGCGGCGGGGTCGCCCAGGTAGTAGTGGCGGATCGGCTTCAGCTCGGCGTCCAGCTCATACACCAGGGGCTGGCCGTTGGGGATGTTCAGGCCGACGATTTCCTCGTCGCTGATCCCGTCCAGCATCTTGATCAGGGCGCGCAGGCTGTTGCCGTGGGCCGAGATGATGATCTGCTTGCCGGCGCGGATGGCCGGGGCGATCTCGTCGTCCCAGGCCGGCATCACGCGCGCCACGGTGTCCTTCAGGCATTCGGTCAGCGGGATGCTGTCCTGTGGCAGGCCGGCGTAGCGCGGATCGTTGAAGGAGGCGCGGTCGTCGCCCGCTTCCAGCGCCGGCGGCGGCGTGTCGTAGCTGCGGCGCCAGACCAGCACCTGCGCGTCGCCGTACTTGGCGGCGGTCTCGCCCTTGTCCAGGCCCTGCAGGGCGCCGTAGTGGCGCTCGTTGAGGCGCCAGTCATGCTTGACCGGCAGGTACATCAGGTCCATCTCGTCCAGGGTCAGCCACAGGGTGCGGATGGCGCGCTTGAGTACCGAGGTGTAGGCCAGGTCGAACTTGAAGCCGGCTTCCTTCAGCACCTGGCCGGCGATCTTGGCTTCGCCCACGCCTTTTTCGGTCAGGTCCACATCGGTCCAGCCGGTAAAGCGGTTTTCCAGATTCCAGGTGGATTCGCCATGACGCATGAAAACAATTTTGTACATAGAGCAATCTTTAAAAGTAAGGGAAATGGGTGGAAAGTGCTAGGCGATGCGGCTTGAGCCCGGCTTCAAGCTTCTATTTTATAATGCGCGGATTCAGTTCAACCATTGGAAAACCGTGAAATTCATTCTTGACCATATTTTTCTGATCGCCATCGTCGTGTTGTCGGGCGGCGCCCTGCTCGCTCCGCTGCTCACCCAGCGCGGGAAAAAAGCCACGCCGCTGGAGGTGACGCAGTTGATAAACCGCGGTAAAGCCACCATTGTGGATGTACGCGACGCGGCAGCCTTTGCCGGCGGCCATCTGCCGGATGCCAAACATATTCCGGTGGCCGAGCTGGCCAAGCGCAGCGGCGAACTGGAAAAGTTCAAGAGCAAGACCATCGTCGTGGTATGCGAAAAAGGCGCGCGCGCCCCGGCCGCCGCCAGCATCCTGGGCAAAGCCGGTTTCGGCGATGTGGTCGCGCTCGAAGGCGGCCAGGCCGCCTGGCAGAGCCAAGGCCTGCCGCTGAAAAAATAAGCACGCTCAAGACAACAAGGAATCCGCCATGACCGCCAATGTCACGATGTACACCACCGCCGTTTGCCCCTACTGCGTGCGCGCCGAGCGCCTGCTGGAAGCCAAGGGCGTGACGCAGATCGACAAGATCCGCGTCGATCTCGACCCGGCCCAGCGCCAGCTGATGATGGAAAAGACCGGCCGCCGCACCGTGCCGCAAATCTATATCGGCGAAACCCATGTGGGCGGTTTCGACGACCTGCACGCGCTGGACCAGGCCGGCGGCCTGACCCCCTTGTTAAATGGCCAATAAGCACCAGATAGCAACGTGGATCAAGCCAACGCCATGCCGCAGGGCGGAAAACGTTGGCAGCCATATTGGTTTTGATACAATTGCCGTCGCGTTTGATTTGGGCTGCCAAGCCTGGCCAAGCACTTAACCATATCCGGGCGTCTAGCCCACTATCACATCGAAAGCGTTTCCATGTCTGACGAAAACCTGCAACCCGTATTCCAAATCCAACGCGTCTACCTGAAAGACATGTCGCTGGAACAGCCGAACTCCCCAGCCATCTTCCTGGAACAGGATGCGCCGACCATCGAAGTGGCACTGGACGTGGGCGCCGAGCCGCTGGCCGAAGGCATCTACGAATCGACCGTGACCATCACCGTGACCGCCAAGGTCAAGGACAAGGTGGCCTTCCTGGTCGAAGGCAAGCAAGCCGGTATCTTCGAAGCGCGCAATATCCCAGCCGAACAGCTGGACCCGCTGCTCGGCATCGGTTGCCCGAACATCGTGTACCCCTACCTGCGCGCCAACATCGCCGATACGATCACCCGCGCCGGCTTCCCGCCTGTGCACCTGGCTGAGATCAACTTCGAAGTGTTCTACCAGCAGCGTCTGCAAGCGATCGCCGAACAGCAAGCCGCTACCGCGGCTGCCGACGGCAGCGCGACCGTACAGTAATCCTGTCGCGTTCCATCCGGCACCGCCAGCCCGTCTGGCGGCGCCGTATTTCAAAGGCCCTCGTGGCCTTTGCTTATTTTTGCGAGAACAATTTGGTAACGACCGTTTCCCGTTTGATATTGGGGGCCGCCTGCCTGCTGGCCAGCGCCGCGAGCAGCGCGCTCGACTTCAAATCGGTGGGCGCAGCGCCCGCCGTGCTGTATGACGCGCCGTCGACCAAGGGCGGCAAACTGTTCGTGGTGCCGCGCGGCGCCCCGCTCGAAGTGGTGCTCACTTACGGCGACTGGGTCAAGGTGCGCGACGCCAGCGGCGACCTGGCCTGGACCGAGGCGCGCGGCCTGAGCGCCAAGCGCACCCTGATGGTGCGCGTGCCGAACGCCAAGGTGCGCGCCGCCGCCGAGGAGGGCGCGGCCATCGTCTTCAGCGCCGACAAGGGCGTGCTGCTGGAGCTGGCGGAAGCGGGCGGCAACGGCTGGCTCAAGGTGCGCCACCGCGACGGCCTGATCGGTTATGTGAAAAGCGGCGAAGTCTGGGGCAATTGAGCATGCAAGCAAGTCAAACTACGGCGCCACGGCGCAAGGTCGCGGTCCTGGGCGCGGGCGCCTGGGGCACGGCGGTGGCGATCGCCGTCGCCGCCCGCCACGATGTGCTGCTGTGGGGCCGCAACGAGGCCGCCATGCAGGCCATGGCCGCCGCGCGCGAAAACGGCGCCTACCTGCCCGGCTTCCCGCTGCCGGACAGCCTGCAGGTGAGCGCCGATTTCGACGCCGCCGTGGCCTATGCCGGCAGCGACGGCCTGCTGATCGCGGCCTGCCCGGTGGCCGGCCTGCGCCCGCTGCTGCAGGTGCTCAAGGGACGCGCCATTCCCAACCTGGTCTGGCTGTGCAAGGGCTTCGAATACGAAACCGGCCTGCTGCCGCACCAGATTTTTGAAGAGATATTGGGCCAGTCGATCGCCGGCGGCGCCCTGTCCGGTCCCTCGTTCGCGCAGGAAGTGGCGCGCGGCCTGCCTTGCGCGCTGACCATTGCCAGCGTTTCGCCCGCCCTGTGCGAGCTGGTGGTGGGCACGGTGCACGGCGGCTCCATGCGCGTGTATTCGAGCGACGACCTGGTGGGCGTTGAAGTGGGCGGCGCGGTCAAGAACGTGCTGGCCATC
This region includes:
- a CDS encoding NAD(P)H-dependent glycerol-3-phosphate dehydrogenase gives rise to the protein MQASQTTAPRRKVAVLGAGAWGTAVAIAVAARHDVLLWGRNEAAMQAMAAARENGAYLPGFPLPDSLQVSADFDAAVAYAGSDGLLIAACPVAGLRPLLQVLKGRAIPNLVWLCKGFEYETGLLPHQIFEEILGQSIAGGALSGPSFAQEVARGLPCALTIASVSPALCELVVGTVHGGSMRVYSSDDLVGVEVGGAVKNVLAIATGAADGLGLGLNARAALITRGLAEITRLGTTLGGKLETFMGLTGMGDLILTCTGDLSRNRRVGLGLAQGKALDAIVKELGHVAEGVPCAKAVRELAGRLGVEMPITQAVASVLFDGQQLQATVSRLLARDPRGEGLGGLSPSAK